A part of Astyanax mexicanus isolate ESR-SI-001 chromosome 2, AstMex3_surface, whole genome shotgun sequence genomic DNA contains:
- the si:dkey-234i14.3 gene encoding fibulin-7-like isoform X2 encodes MYRGLVLWGIFLWGQVLRSESQDCVNRQELQSTLRQVNKLLLAHETSFLQNVRSLRKKLSLLQSSMAKPSNNTTTGASCPPPELLANGKMLGRVFRVGHEVHFLCNAGFELTGAETRVCQDSLTWSGEHAACKATDAGINNDGTSSMPTSPSSSPLISTYVRPSRCIEFQGSKHCTCEQGYSIYSQDRGLCTDIDECALSRLTQPGRLCLHTCVNTAGSFRCECPRGYALSRDSRNCQDIDECEGGFHNCTGEQVCVNTFGGHRCVEVECPRFRNASYVKTSPQRCERNPCLEGDKACLQAPVSVNFHFMSVVSNMTAPRVLFRVSAARVLGDTLRFGLLGNRGTAHFAVQRSGKQTGQLLLVDPVQGPATLEAEVEMSELQKRTLLGRYVTKVTLFVSPYTF; translated from the exons ATGTATCGTGGTCTGGTGTTGTGGGGGATATTTCTCTGGGGCCAGGTGCTCAGGTCTGAGAGTCAG GATTGTGTGAACAGGCAAGAACTGCAGAGCACTCTTCGTCAAGTCAACAAGCTGCTCTTAGCTCACGAGACTTCGTTCTTACAGAACGTACGCAGCCTCCGCAAGAAACTGAGCCTGCTACAGAGCAGCATGGCCAAACCAAGCAACAACACCACTACAG GAGCATCCTGCCCGCCCCCAGAGCTGCTAGCTAATGGCAAGATGCTTGGGAGAGTGTTTCGAGTTGGCCATGAGGTTCACTTCCTTTGCAATGCTGGTTTTGAGCTGACAGGGGCAGAGACCAGAGTGTGTCAGGATTCCCTCACCTGGAGTGGAGAGCATGCAGCCTGCAAGG CTACAGATGCTGGCATAAACAATGATGGTACTTCCTCTATGCCCACATCTCCTTCATCCTCACCCTTAATATCGACCTATGTGCGACCCTCCCGCTGTATTGAGTTCCAGGGTTCGAAACACTGCACCTGTGAGCAGGGTTACAGCATTTACAGCCAGGACAGAGGGCTGTGCACAG ACATTGATGAATGTGCGCTCTCCCGTCTGACTCAGCCTGGTCGTCTTTGTCTGCACACCTGTGTGAACACGGCTGGAAGCTTCCGCTGTGAATGTCCCAGAGGGTACGCTCTCAGCAGAGACAGCAGAAACTGCCAAG ACATTGACGAGTGTGAAGGGGGTTTTCACAACTGCACAGGTGAGCAGGTGTGTGTGAACACTTTTGGAGGTCACCGCTGTGTGGAGGTTGAGTGTCCTCGCTTCCGCAATGCCTCCTATGTCAAAACATCTCCCCA GCGCTGTGAGCGTAATCCATGCCTCGAGGGGGACAAAGCCTGCCTCCAGGCTCCAGTCTCTGTGAACTTCCACTTCATGTCAGTGGTGTCAAACATGACTGCCCCCCGAGTTCTGTTCCGAGTGTCTGCGGCTCGTGTGCTGGGGGACACACTGCGCTTCGGCCTGCTGGGAAACCGGGGAACAGCGCACTTTGCTGTTCAGCGCTCAGGCAAGCAGACCGGCCAGCTACTGCTGGTGGACCCTGTTCAAGGCCCTGCCACGCTGGAAGCTGAGGTAGAGATGAGTGAACTGCAGAAGAGGACACTGCTCGGACGATACGTCACCAAGGTCACACTGTTCGTCTCACCGTATACCTTCTGA
- the si:dkey-234i14.3 gene encoding fibulin-7-like isoform X1 has protein sequence MYRGLVLWGIFLWGQVLRSESQDCVNRQELQSTLRQVNKLLLAHETSFLQNVRSLRKKLSLLQSSMAKPSNNTTTGKNRASCPPPELLANGKMLGRVFRVGHEVHFLCNAGFELTGAETRVCQDSLTWSGEHAACKATDAGINNDGTSSMPTSPSSSPLISTYVRPSRCIEFQGSKHCTCEQGYSIYSQDRGLCTDIDECALSRLTQPGRLCLHTCVNTAGSFRCECPRGYALSRDSRNCQDIDECEGGFHNCTGEQVCVNTFGGHRCVEVECPRFRNASYVKTSPQRCERNPCLEGDKACLQAPVSVNFHFMSVVSNMTAPRVLFRVSAARVLGDTLRFGLLGNRGTAHFAVQRSGKQTGQLLLVDPVQGPATLEAEVEMSELQKRTLLGRYVTKVTLFVSPYTF, from the exons ATGTATCGTGGTCTGGTGTTGTGGGGGATATTTCTCTGGGGCCAGGTGCTCAGGTCTGAGAGTCAG GATTGTGTGAACAGGCAAGAACTGCAGAGCACTCTTCGTCAAGTCAACAAGCTGCTCTTAGCTCACGAGACTTCGTTCTTACAGAACGTACGCAGCCTCCGCAAGAAACTGAGCCTGCTACAGAGCAGCATGGCCAAACCAAGCAACAACACCACTACAGGCAAGAATA GAGCATCCTGCCCGCCCCCAGAGCTGCTAGCTAATGGCAAGATGCTTGGGAGAGTGTTTCGAGTTGGCCATGAGGTTCACTTCCTTTGCAATGCTGGTTTTGAGCTGACAGGGGCAGAGACCAGAGTGTGTCAGGATTCCCTCACCTGGAGTGGAGAGCATGCAGCCTGCAAGG CTACAGATGCTGGCATAAACAATGATGGTACTTCCTCTATGCCCACATCTCCTTCATCCTCACCCTTAATATCGACCTATGTGCGACCCTCCCGCTGTATTGAGTTCCAGGGTTCGAAACACTGCACCTGTGAGCAGGGTTACAGCATTTACAGCCAGGACAGAGGGCTGTGCACAG ACATTGATGAATGTGCGCTCTCCCGTCTGACTCAGCCTGGTCGTCTTTGTCTGCACACCTGTGTGAACACGGCTGGAAGCTTCCGCTGTGAATGTCCCAGAGGGTACGCTCTCAGCAGAGACAGCAGAAACTGCCAAG ACATTGACGAGTGTGAAGGGGGTTTTCACAACTGCACAGGTGAGCAGGTGTGTGTGAACACTTTTGGAGGTCACCGCTGTGTGGAGGTTGAGTGTCCTCGCTTCCGCAATGCCTCCTATGTCAAAACATCTCCCCA GCGCTGTGAGCGTAATCCATGCCTCGAGGGGGACAAAGCCTGCCTCCAGGCTCCAGTCTCTGTGAACTTCCACTTCATGTCAGTGGTGTCAAACATGACTGCCCCCCGAGTTCTGTTCCGAGTGTCTGCGGCTCGTGTGCTGGGGGACACACTGCGCTTCGGCCTGCTGGGAAACCGGGGAACAGCGCACTTTGCTGTTCAGCGCTCAGGCAAGCAGACCGGCCAGCTACTGCTGGTGGACCCTGTTCAAGGCCCTGCCACGCTGGAAGCTGAGGTAGAGATGAGTGAACTGCAGAAGAGGACACTGCTCGGACGATACGTCACCAAGGTCACACTGTTCGTCTCACCGTATACCTTCTGA
- the si:dkey-234i14.3 gene encoding fibulin-7-like isoform X3 — translation MAKPSNNTTTGKNRASCPPPELLANGKMLGRVFRVGHEVHFLCNAGFELTGAETRVCQDSLTWSGEHAACKATDAGINNDGTSSMPTSPSSSPLISTYVRPSRCIEFQGSKHCTCEQGYSIYSQDRGLCTDIDECALSRLTQPGRLCLHTCVNTAGSFRCECPRGYALSRDSRNCQDIDECEGGFHNCTGEQVCVNTFGGHRCVEVECPRFRNASYVKTSPQRCERNPCLEGDKACLQAPVSVNFHFMSVVSNMTAPRVLFRVSAARVLGDTLRFGLLGNRGTAHFAVQRSGKQTGQLLLVDPVQGPATLEAEVEMSELQKRTLLGRYVTKVTLFVSPYTF, via the exons ATGGCCAAACCAAGCAACAACACCACTACAGGCAAGAATA GAGCATCCTGCCCGCCCCCAGAGCTGCTAGCTAATGGCAAGATGCTTGGGAGAGTGTTTCGAGTTGGCCATGAGGTTCACTTCCTTTGCAATGCTGGTTTTGAGCTGACAGGGGCAGAGACCAGAGTGTGTCAGGATTCCCTCACCTGGAGTGGAGAGCATGCAGCCTGCAAGG CTACAGATGCTGGCATAAACAATGATGGTACTTCCTCTATGCCCACATCTCCTTCATCCTCACCCTTAATATCGACCTATGTGCGACCCTCCCGCTGTATTGAGTTCCAGGGTTCGAAACACTGCACCTGTGAGCAGGGTTACAGCATTTACAGCCAGGACAGAGGGCTGTGCACAG ACATTGATGAATGTGCGCTCTCCCGTCTGACTCAGCCTGGTCGTCTTTGTCTGCACACCTGTGTGAACACGGCTGGAAGCTTCCGCTGTGAATGTCCCAGAGGGTACGCTCTCAGCAGAGACAGCAGAAACTGCCAAG ACATTGACGAGTGTGAAGGGGGTTTTCACAACTGCACAGGTGAGCAGGTGTGTGTGAACACTTTTGGAGGTCACCGCTGTGTGGAGGTTGAGTGTCCTCGCTTCCGCAATGCCTCCTATGTCAAAACATCTCCCCA GCGCTGTGAGCGTAATCCATGCCTCGAGGGGGACAAAGCCTGCCTCCAGGCTCCAGTCTCTGTGAACTTCCACTTCATGTCAGTGGTGTCAAACATGACTGCCCCCCGAGTTCTGTTCCGAGTGTCTGCGGCTCGTGTGCTGGGGGACACACTGCGCTTCGGCCTGCTGGGAAACCGGGGAACAGCGCACTTTGCTGTTCAGCGCTCAGGCAAGCAGACCGGCCAGCTACTGCTGGTGGACCCTGTTCAAGGCCCTGCCACGCTGGAAGCTGAGGTAGAGATGAGTGAACTGCAGAAGAGGACACTGCTCGGACGATACGTCACCAAGGTCACACTGTTCGTCTCACCGTATACCTTCTGA
- the glg1a gene encoding Golgi apparatus protein 1 isoform X2, with protein MAACRRVQLLLLCACLSSRVCFTLGGKSQGGLNENAPDNGEGGKNPGAALQEGKPAGAPQPRRTTGWKLAEEEACREDLTRLCPKHSWNNNLAVLECLQDRKEDTEISGDCNHLLWNYKLNLTTDPKFESVAVEVCKSTISDIKECAAEERGKGYLVSCLVDHRVNITEYQCSQYITKMTSIVFSDYRLICGFMDKCKEDINTLHCGSVNTGEKDVHSQGEVIACLEKGLVSEVENQAGHYSIKEECKKAIMRVAELSSDDFHLDRHLYFACREDRERFCENTAAGEGRVYKCLFNHKFEDTMSGKCREALSTRQKLIAQDYKVSYSLAKACKQDLRKYRCSVDTTLPRAREAKLSYLLLCLESAVHRGRTVSGECQGEMLDYRRMLMEDYSLSPEIVLHCRGEIDSHCSGLHHKGRTLHCLMRVSREKGLMDNMCQKALQTLIQETDPGADYRIDRALNEACESVIQTACKHIRNGDPMILSCLMEHLYTDKMVEDCEHRLLELQYFISRDWKLDPILYRKCQNDAARICHTHGWNETSEFMPPGAVFSCLYRHAYRTEEQGRRLSRDCKTEVQRILHQRALDVKLDPELQRRCMIDLGKWCSEKTEPGQELECLQDHLEDLGSDCREVVGNLTELESEDIQIEALLIRACEPVIQSHCHEVADNQIDTGDLMECLVLNKHQKEMNEKCAVGVTHFQLIQMKDFRFSYKFKMACKEDVLKLCANIKKKVDVVICLSTMVRNDTLQEAKDQRVSMKCRRQLRVEELEMSEDIRLDPDLYESCRQDIKEHCQNVVFGNAQVIECLKDTKSRLLPRCHQKIFKLQETEMMDPELDFQLMRVCKQMIRRFCSESDAKNMLQCLKQNKNSELMDPKCKQMITKRQITQNTDYRLNPVLRKACKADIPKFCQNILNKAKDDNELEGQVISCLKLKYADQRLSPDCEDQIRVILQESALDYRLDPQLQVQCADEIPRLCAEEVAAQEQTGQVEECLKVNLLKIKHEGCKKEVLNILKESKADIFVDPVLHTACALDIKHQCAAIPPGRGRQMSCLMEALQDKRVRLQPECKKRLQDRIDMWSYAAKVAPAEGFSDLAGQVLSSPAKNYILTTMGMCVVLLFLMGLLCGRITKRVTQELKDRPRKFLYR; from the exons gATACGGAGATCTCGGGTGATTGTAACCAC CTCCTGTGGAACTATAAGCTGAACCTGACGACAGACCCGAAGTTTGAGTCTGTGGCTGTGGAGGTGTGCAAGAGCACCATCAGTGAC ATTAAGGAGTGTGCAGCAGAAGAGCGAGGAAAAGGCTACTTGGTGTCATGTTTGGTGGATCATCGTGTTAACATCACTGAATATCAGTGCAGTCAGTACATAACGAAGATGACCAGCATCGTCTTTAGCGACTACCGCCTCATCTGTGGTTTCATGGACAAGTGCAAGGAGGACATCaacacattacactgtggaaGTGTTAACACCGGCGAGAAG gATGTGCACTCTCAGGGAGAGGTGATAGCCTGTCTGGAGAAAGGTCTGGTGAGTGAGGTGGAGAACCAAGCAGGACATTATTCTATTAAGGAGGAATGTAAGAAGGCCATCATGCGCGTGGCAGAGCTTTCTTCAGATGACTTCCACTTGGACAGACATCTCTACTTCGCTTGCCGGGAGGACCGAGAGCGCTTCTGCGAAAAT ACTGCAGCAGGAGAGGGACGGGTTTACAAATGTCTCTTCAACCACAAGTTTGAAGACACTATGTCTGGAAAG TGCAGGGAGGCTCTCTCCACCAGACAGAAGCTGATTGCCCAGGACTATAAGGTCAGCTACTCTCTGGCCAAGGCCTGCAAACAGGATCTGCGCAAATACCGCTGCAGTGTGGACACCACTCTTCCCCGAGCTCGAGAGGCCAAGCTTTCCTACCTGCTCCTGTGTCTGGAGTCAGCTGTTCATCGAG GACGCACAGTCAGTGGTGAGTGTCAGGGTGAGATGTTGGACTACAGGCGCATGCTGATGGAAGATTACTCTCTGAGCCCGGAGATCGTGCTTCACTGTCGTGGTGAAATCGACTCACATTGCTCTGGTCTGCACCACAAGGGCCGAACACTTCACTGCCTCATGAGAGTGTCCAGGGAGAAAGGCCTTATGGACAACATGTGCCAGAAAGCT CTCCAGACTTTGATCCAGGAGACTGACCCCGGTGCAGACTATCGGATTGACCGTGCCCTCAACGAGGCCTGTGAGTCTGTCATCCAGACTGCCTGCAAACACATTCGCAACGGAGACCCCAT GATCTTGTCTTGCCTGATGGAGCATCTCTACACTGATAAGATGGTTGAAGATTGTGAACACAGGTTGCTGGAACTACAGTACTTCATTTCCAGAGACTGGAA GCTGGACCCTATCCTGTACAGGAAGTGTCAGAATGATGCAGCACGTATCTGCCACACTCATGGCTGGAATGAGACCAGTGAGTTCATGCCCCCTGGAGCCGTCTTCTCCTGCCTGTACCGCCATGCCTACCGCACAGAGGAGCAGGGCCGACGG TTGTCGCGTGACTGTAAGACGGAGGTGCAGCGAATCCTCCACCAGAGGGCACTAGATGTGAAACTGGACCCAGAATTGCAGAGGCGTTGTATGATTGATCTGGGGAAATGGTGCAGTGAGAAAACTGAACCTGGACAG gagCTGGAGTGTCTGCAGGATCATTTGGAGGATCTGGGCTCAGACTGTAGAGAGGTTGTgggtaacctcactgagctggAGTctgag gacATCCAGATTGAAGCCCTGTTGATCCGAGCATGTGAACCAGTCATCCAGTCCCACTGCCAC GAGGTGGCAGATAATCAGATAGACACTGGAGATCTGATGGAGTGTCTTGTGCTCAATAAGCACCAGAAGGAGATGAATGAAAAATGTGCAGTGGGAGTCACTCACTTCCAACTG atcCAAATGAAAGACTTCCGATTTTCTTACAAGTTTAAGATGGCCTGCAAAGAGGATGTTCTGAAACTCTGTGCTAACATAAAGAAAAA GGTGGATGTGGTAATCTGTCTGAGCACCATGGTCAGGAACGACACTTTGCAGGAGGCAAAAGATCAGCGTGTCTCAATGAAGTGCCGCCGTCAGCTCAGAGTGGAGGAGCTGGAGATG TCAGAAGATATCCGCCTGGACCCAGATCTGTATGAGAGCTGCAGGCAGGACATTAAGGAACATTGTCAGAATGTCGTGTTTGGCAATGCTCAG gtgattGAGTGTCTGAAGGATACGAAGAGTCGCCTGTTGCCACGATGCCACCAGAAGATCTTTAAACTGCAGGAAACTGAAATGATGGACCCTGAACTTGACTTTCAGCTCATGAGAGTGTGCAAGCAGATGATTAGG CGTTTCTGCTCAGAATCTGATGCCAAGAACATGCTGCAGTGCctgaaacagaacaagaacagcgAGCTCATGGACCCCAAGTGCAAGCAGATGATCACCAAGAGACAGATCACTCAGAATACAG ATTATCGACTGAACCCAGTGCTGAGGAAGGCCTGTAAGGCTGACATCCCAAAGTTCTGCCAGAACATCCTGAACAAAGCAAAAGATGACAATGAGCTGGAGGGCCAAGTTATCTCATGCCTCAAACTTAAATATGCTGACCAG AGGCTCTCTCCAGACTGTGAAGACCAGATCAGGGTAATTCTGCAGGAATCTGCTTTGGACTACAGATTGGACCCTCAGCTACAAGTGCAGTGCGCAGACGAG ATCCCGCGACTGTGTGCAGAGGAGGTAGCCGCACAGGAGCAGACAGGCCAGGTGGAGGAGTGTCTGAAAGTGAACTTGCTGAAGATTAAACATGAGGGCTGCAAAAAG GAGGTACTTAATATTCTGAAGGAAAGTAAGGCTGATATCTTTGTGGACCCAGTACTGCATACAGCCTGTGCTCTGGACATTAAGCACCAGTGTGCTGCTATCCCCCCTGGCAGAGGAAGAC AGATGTCTTGTCTGATGGAGGCACTTCAAGATAAGCGTGTAAGACTACAACCAGAGTGTAAGAAGAGATTACAGGACCGCATCGACATGTGGAGCTATGCTGCCAAG GTGGCACCAGCAGAAGGTTTCTCAGACCTGGCCGGTCAGGTCCTCTCCTCCCCTGCTAAGAACTATATCTTGACGACGATGGGCATGTGTGTGGTACTGCTCTTCCTAATGGGGCTGCTGTGCGGCCGCATAACCAAGCGTGTCACCCAGGAACTGAAAGACAG accACGAAAATTCTTGTACAGATAA
- the glg1a gene encoding Golgi apparatus protein 1 isoform X1, whose translation MAACRRVQLLLLCACLSSRVCFTLGGKSQGGLNENAPDNGEGGKNPGAALQEGKPAGAPQPRRTTGWKLAEEEACREDLTRLCPKHSWNNNLAVLECLQDRKEDTEISGDCNHLLWNYKLNLTTDPKFESVAVEVCKSTISDIKECAAEERGKGYLVSCLVDHRVNITEYQCSQYITKMTSIVFSDYRLICGFMDKCKEDINTLHCGSVNTGEKDVHSQGEVIACLEKGLVSEVENQAGHYSIKEECKKAIMRVAELSSDDFHLDRHLYFACREDRERFCENTAAGEGRVYKCLFNHKFEDTMSGKCREALSTRQKLIAQDYKVSYSLAKACKQDLRKYRCSVDTTLPRAREAKLSYLLLCLESAVHRGRTVSGECQGEMLDYRRMLMEDYSLSPEIVLHCRGEIDSHCSGLHHKGRTLHCLMRVSREKGLMDNMCQKALQTLIQETDPGADYRIDRALNEACESVIQTACKHIRNGDPMILSCLMEHLYTDKMVEDCEHRLLELQYFISRDWKLDPILYRKCQNDAARICHTHGWNETSEFMPPGAVFSCLYRHAYRTEEQGRRDSTELQSDNSLSRDCKTEVQRILHQRALDVKLDPELQRRCMIDLGKWCSEKTEPGQELECLQDHLEDLGSDCREVVGNLTELESEDIQIEALLIRACEPVIQSHCHEVADNQIDTGDLMECLVLNKHQKEMNEKCAVGVTHFQLIQMKDFRFSYKFKMACKEDVLKLCANIKKKVDVVICLSTMVRNDTLQEAKDQRVSMKCRRQLRVEELEMSEDIRLDPDLYESCRQDIKEHCQNVVFGNAQVIECLKDTKSRLLPRCHQKIFKLQETEMMDPELDFQLMRVCKQMIRRFCSESDAKNMLQCLKQNKNSELMDPKCKQMITKRQITQNTDYRLNPVLRKACKADIPKFCQNILNKAKDDNELEGQVISCLKLKYADQRLSPDCEDQIRVILQESALDYRLDPQLQVQCADEIPRLCAEEVAAQEQTGQVEECLKVNLLKIKHEGCKKEVLNILKESKADIFVDPVLHTACALDIKHQCAAIPPGRGRQMSCLMEALQDKRVRLQPECKKRLQDRIDMWSYAAKVAPAEGFSDLAGQVLSSPAKNYILTTMGMCVVLLFLMGLLCGRITKRVTQELKDRPRKFLYR comes from the exons gATACGGAGATCTCGGGTGATTGTAACCAC CTCCTGTGGAACTATAAGCTGAACCTGACGACAGACCCGAAGTTTGAGTCTGTGGCTGTGGAGGTGTGCAAGAGCACCATCAGTGAC ATTAAGGAGTGTGCAGCAGAAGAGCGAGGAAAAGGCTACTTGGTGTCATGTTTGGTGGATCATCGTGTTAACATCACTGAATATCAGTGCAGTCAGTACATAACGAAGATGACCAGCATCGTCTTTAGCGACTACCGCCTCATCTGTGGTTTCATGGACAAGTGCAAGGAGGACATCaacacattacactgtggaaGTGTTAACACCGGCGAGAAG gATGTGCACTCTCAGGGAGAGGTGATAGCCTGTCTGGAGAAAGGTCTGGTGAGTGAGGTGGAGAACCAAGCAGGACATTATTCTATTAAGGAGGAATGTAAGAAGGCCATCATGCGCGTGGCAGAGCTTTCTTCAGATGACTTCCACTTGGACAGACATCTCTACTTCGCTTGCCGGGAGGACCGAGAGCGCTTCTGCGAAAAT ACTGCAGCAGGAGAGGGACGGGTTTACAAATGTCTCTTCAACCACAAGTTTGAAGACACTATGTCTGGAAAG TGCAGGGAGGCTCTCTCCACCAGACAGAAGCTGATTGCCCAGGACTATAAGGTCAGCTACTCTCTGGCCAAGGCCTGCAAACAGGATCTGCGCAAATACCGCTGCAGTGTGGACACCACTCTTCCCCGAGCTCGAGAGGCCAAGCTTTCCTACCTGCTCCTGTGTCTGGAGTCAGCTGTTCATCGAG GACGCACAGTCAGTGGTGAGTGTCAGGGTGAGATGTTGGACTACAGGCGCATGCTGATGGAAGATTACTCTCTGAGCCCGGAGATCGTGCTTCACTGTCGTGGTGAAATCGACTCACATTGCTCTGGTCTGCACCACAAGGGCCGAACACTTCACTGCCTCATGAGAGTGTCCAGGGAGAAAGGCCTTATGGACAACATGTGCCAGAAAGCT CTCCAGACTTTGATCCAGGAGACTGACCCCGGTGCAGACTATCGGATTGACCGTGCCCTCAACGAGGCCTGTGAGTCTGTCATCCAGACTGCCTGCAAACACATTCGCAACGGAGACCCCAT GATCTTGTCTTGCCTGATGGAGCATCTCTACACTGATAAGATGGTTGAAGATTGTGAACACAGGTTGCTGGAACTACAGTACTTCATTTCCAGAGACTGGAA GCTGGACCCTATCCTGTACAGGAAGTGTCAGAATGATGCAGCACGTATCTGCCACACTCATGGCTGGAATGAGACCAGTGAGTTCATGCCCCCTGGAGCCGTCTTCTCCTGCCTGTACCGCCATGCCTACCGCACAGAGGAGCAGGGCCGACGG GATTCCACCGAACTTCAAAGTGATAATTCT TTGTCGCGTGACTGTAAGACGGAGGTGCAGCGAATCCTCCACCAGAGGGCACTAGATGTGAAACTGGACCCAGAATTGCAGAGGCGTTGTATGATTGATCTGGGGAAATGGTGCAGTGAGAAAACTGAACCTGGACAG gagCTGGAGTGTCTGCAGGATCATTTGGAGGATCTGGGCTCAGACTGTAGAGAGGTTGTgggtaacctcactgagctggAGTctgag gacATCCAGATTGAAGCCCTGTTGATCCGAGCATGTGAACCAGTCATCCAGTCCCACTGCCAC GAGGTGGCAGATAATCAGATAGACACTGGAGATCTGATGGAGTGTCTTGTGCTCAATAAGCACCAGAAGGAGATGAATGAAAAATGTGCAGTGGGAGTCACTCACTTCCAACTG atcCAAATGAAAGACTTCCGATTTTCTTACAAGTTTAAGATGGCCTGCAAAGAGGATGTTCTGAAACTCTGTGCTAACATAAAGAAAAA GGTGGATGTGGTAATCTGTCTGAGCACCATGGTCAGGAACGACACTTTGCAGGAGGCAAAAGATCAGCGTGTCTCAATGAAGTGCCGCCGTCAGCTCAGAGTGGAGGAGCTGGAGATG TCAGAAGATATCCGCCTGGACCCAGATCTGTATGAGAGCTGCAGGCAGGACATTAAGGAACATTGTCAGAATGTCGTGTTTGGCAATGCTCAG gtgattGAGTGTCTGAAGGATACGAAGAGTCGCCTGTTGCCACGATGCCACCAGAAGATCTTTAAACTGCAGGAAACTGAAATGATGGACCCTGAACTTGACTTTCAGCTCATGAGAGTGTGCAAGCAGATGATTAGG CGTTTCTGCTCAGAATCTGATGCCAAGAACATGCTGCAGTGCctgaaacagaacaagaacagcgAGCTCATGGACCCCAAGTGCAAGCAGATGATCACCAAGAGACAGATCACTCAGAATACAG ATTATCGACTGAACCCAGTGCTGAGGAAGGCCTGTAAGGCTGACATCCCAAAGTTCTGCCAGAACATCCTGAACAAAGCAAAAGATGACAATGAGCTGGAGGGCCAAGTTATCTCATGCCTCAAACTTAAATATGCTGACCAG AGGCTCTCTCCAGACTGTGAAGACCAGATCAGGGTAATTCTGCAGGAATCTGCTTTGGACTACAGATTGGACCCTCAGCTACAAGTGCAGTGCGCAGACGAG ATCCCGCGACTGTGTGCAGAGGAGGTAGCCGCACAGGAGCAGACAGGCCAGGTGGAGGAGTGTCTGAAAGTGAACTTGCTGAAGATTAAACATGAGGGCTGCAAAAAG GAGGTACTTAATATTCTGAAGGAAAGTAAGGCTGATATCTTTGTGGACCCAGTACTGCATACAGCCTGTGCTCTGGACATTAAGCACCAGTGTGCTGCTATCCCCCCTGGCAGAGGAAGAC AGATGTCTTGTCTGATGGAGGCACTTCAAGATAAGCGTGTAAGACTACAACCAGAGTGTAAGAAGAGATTACAGGACCGCATCGACATGTGGAGCTATGCTGCCAAG GTGGCACCAGCAGAAGGTTTCTCAGACCTGGCCGGTCAGGTCCTCTCCTCCCCTGCTAAGAACTATATCTTGACGACGATGGGCATGTGTGTGGTACTGCTCTTCCTAATGGGGCTGCTGTGCGGCCGCATAACCAAGCGTGTCACCCAGGAACTGAAAGACAG accACGAAAATTCTTGTACAGATAA